One genomic segment of Acanthopagrus latus isolate v.2019 chromosome 14, fAcaLat1.1, whole genome shotgun sequence includes these proteins:
- the net1 gene encoding neuroepithelial cell-transforming gene 1 protein isoform X3, with protein sequence MMLRLWSLRRGSSFTFLTPGPQWDFSLKRKRREKDDSDAVSLCSFDFKEPSNKRVRPLGRVTSLANLISPVKNGAVRRFGQTIQASFRGDGKSPGVPQKPCSKAAAPTPPKRRNSTLWSETLDVHQKGTFSTKEIKRQEAIFELSRGEQDLIEDLQLARKAYHDPMLKLSIMSEEELTHIFGNLDAYIPLHEDLLAQLSKATGPDGTVGQIGQIVVNWLPRLNAYKDYCSNQLAAKALLDQKKQDRRVQDFLQRCLESPFSRKLDLWSFLDIPRSRLVKYPLLLKEILKHTPLEHPDAAGLEEAITIIQGVLSDINMKKGESECQYYIDKLEYLDDRQRDPRIEQCKSLLCHGELRNKSGTKLHVFLFTELLVLTRPVTRNERHCFQVYRQPIPVQDLVLEDLQDGDVRMGGSFRGAFSNADKAKNIFRVRSQDPSQAQSHTLQVNDVFHKQQWLNCLRSAISVHRPLSEPSTPTPPGSDARSKRRPSSVSAIVHMEETDENCPQPTSQSAPSSPCSSTSPSPTTTSPSSSASSTTSISSSTSPSPTSHKTKKDKKSLYSLGKRKETMV encoded by the exons GAACCCAGCAACAAGCGTGTCCGTCCTCTCGGCAGGGTGACGTCGCTAGCCAACCTCATCTCTCCGGTGAAGAATGGGGCCGTCCGGCGCTTCGGCCAAACCATCCAG GCCTCATTCAGGGGCGATGGCAAGTCGCCGGGCGTGCCCCAGAAGCCTTGCAGCAAGGCAGCGGCCCCAACACCGCCAAAAAGGAGGAACAGCACGCTGTGGTCGGAGACGCTAGACGTCCACCAGAAAGGAACTTTCTCCACCAAAGAGATCAAGAGGCAGGAG gCCATATTTGAGCTGTCTCGTGGAGAACAGGACCTAATTGAGGACCTCCAGCTCGCACGCAAG GCGTACCACGACCCGATGTTGAAGCTCTCCATTATGTCTGAGGAGGAGCTCACTCACATTTTTGGCAACCTGGACGCCTACATCCCTCTGCACGAGGATCTCCTAGCGCAGCTCTCCAAAGCCACGGGGCCAGACGGAACTGTTGGCCAGATTGGACAGATAGTCGTAAACTGG ttGCCAAGGCTAAATGCCTACAAGGACTACTGCAGCAACCAGCTGGCAGCCAAGGCTCTGCTCGACCAGAAGAAGCAGGACCGGCGGGTGCAGGACTTCCTGCAGCGCTGCCTTGAGTCCCCCTTCAGCAGGAAGCTGGACCTGTGGAGCTTCCTGGACATTCCACGCTCTCGCCTGGTCAAGTACCCACTGCTGCTCAAAGAGATACTGAAACACACTCCACTGGAGCACCCAGATGCTGCCGGCCTGGAGGAAGCA ATCACCATCATCCAGGGCGTACTGTCTGACATCAACATGAAGAAGGGAGAGTCTGAGTGCCAGTACTACATTGACAAGCTGGAGTATCTGgatgacaggcagagagacCCTCGCATCGAGCAGTGCAAGAGCCTGCTGTGTCACGGGGAGCTTCGGAACAAGAGTGGCACG aagCTGCATGTGTTCCTGTTCACCGAGCTGCTGGTCCTGACCCGCCCTGTCACTAGGAACGAGCGCCACTGTTTCCAGGTTTACCGGCAGCCAATCCCAGTGCAGGATCTCGTGCTGGAGGACCTGCAGGATGGAGACGTCAGAATGGGTGGCTCCTTCAGAGGAGCTTTCAGCAATGCAGACAAAG CCAAGAACATTTTCCGTGTGCGTTCCCAAGACCCGAGCCAGGCACAGTCTCACACGCTGCAGGTCAACGACGTCTTCCACAAGCAACAGTGGCTGAACTGTCTCCGCAGCGCTATTTCCGTCCACCGGCCCCTCAGCGAGCCCTCCACTCCCACCCCGCCTGGAAGCGATGCTCGCTCCAAGCGCCGCCCTTCCTCCGTGTCCGCCATCGTCCACATGGAGGAGACAGACGAGAACTGCCCGCAGCCGACCTCTCAGTCTGCACCCAGCTCGCCATGCAGCAGCACATCCCCTAGCCCCACCACAACGTCCCCTTCATCCAGCGCATCGTCGACAACGTCAATATCTTCGTCGACGTCACCCTCGCCCACGtcacacaaaaccaaaaaagacaagaagtCTCTTTATTCTTTagggaagagaaaagagactATGGTGTAA
- the net1 gene encoding neuroepithelial cell-transforming gene 1 protein isoform X4 — protein sequence MVAYDELGSLVPIKRTLQVIDYQNQANKESEEPSNKRVRPLGRVTSLANLISPVKNGAVRRFGQTIQASFRGDGKSPGVPQKPCSKAAAPTPPKRRNSTLWSETLDVHQKGTFSTKEIKRQEAIFELSRGEQDLIEDLQLARKAYHDPMLKLSIMSEEELTHIFGNLDAYIPLHEDLLAQLSKATGPDGTVGQIGQIVVNWLPRLNAYKDYCSNQLAAKALLDQKKQDRRVQDFLQRCLESPFSRKLDLWSFLDIPRSRLVKYPLLLKEILKHTPLEHPDAAGLEEAITIIQGVLSDINMKKGESECQYYIDKLEYLDDRQRDPRIEQCKSLLCHGELRNKSGTKLHVFLFTELLVLTRPVTRNERHCFQVYRQPIPVQDLVLEDLQDGDVRMGGSFRGAFSNADKAKNIFRVRSQDPSQAQSHTLQVNDVFHKQQWLNCLRSAISVHRPLSEPSTPTPPGSDARSKRRPSSVSAIVHMEETDENCPQPTSQSAPSSPCSSTSPSPTTTSPSSSASSTTSISSSTSPSPTSHKTKKDKKSLYSLGKRKETMV from the exons GAACCCAGCAACAAGCGTGTCCGTCCTCTCGGCAGGGTGACGTCGCTAGCCAACCTCATCTCTCCGGTGAAGAATGGGGCCGTCCGGCGCTTCGGCCAAACCATCCAG GCCTCATTCAGGGGCGATGGCAAGTCGCCGGGCGTGCCCCAGAAGCCTTGCAGCAAGGCAGCGGCCCCAACACCGCCAAAAAGGAGGAACAGCACGCTGTGGTCGGAGACGCTAGACGTCCACCAGAAAGGAACTTTCTCCACCAAAGAGATCAAGAGGCAGGAG gCCATATTTGAGCTGTCTCGTGGAGAACAGGACCTAATTGAGGACCTCCAGCTCGCACGCAAG GCGTACCACGACCCGATGTTGAAGCTCTCCATTATGTCTGAGGAGGAGCTCACTCACATTTTTGGCAACCTGGACGCCTACATCCCTCTGCACGAGGATCTCCTAGCGCAGCTCTCCAAAGCCACGGGGCCAGACGGAACTGTTGGCCAGATTGGACAGATAGTCGTAAACTGG ttGCCAAGGCTAAATGCCTACAAGGACTACTGCAGCAACCAGCTGGCAGCCAAGGCTCTGCTCGACCAGAAGAAGCAGGACCGGCGGGTGCAGGACTTCCTGCAGCGCTGCCTTGAGTCCCCCTTCAGCAGGAAGCTGGACCTGTGGAGCTTCCTGGACATTCCACGCTCTCGCCTGGTCAAGTACCCACTGCTGCTCAAAGAGATACTGAAACACACTCCACTGGAGCACCCAGATGCTGCCGGCCTGGAGGAAGCA ATCACCATCATCCAGGGCGTACTGTCTGACATCAACATGAAGAAGGGAGAGTCTGAGTGCCAGTACTACATTGACAAGCTGGAGTATCTGgatgacaggcagagagacCCTCGCATCGAGCAGTGCAAGAGCCTGCTGTGTCACGGGGAGCTTCGGAACAAGAGTGGCACG aagCTGCATGTGTTCCTGTTCACCGAGCTGCTGGTCCTGACCCGCCCTGTCACTAGGAACGAGCGCCACTGTTTCCAGGTTTACCGGCAGCCAATCCCAGTGCAGGATCTCGTGCTGGAGGACCTGCAGGATGGAGACGTCAGAATGGGTGGCTCCTTCAGAGGAGCTTTCAGCAATGCAGACAAAG CCAAGAACATTTTCCGTGTGCGTTCCCAAGACCCGAGCCAGGCACAGTCTCACACGCTGCAGGTCAACGACGTCTTCCACAAGCAACAGTGGCTGAACTGTCTCCGCAGCGCTATTTCCGTCCACCGGCCCCTCAGCGAGCCCTCCACTCCCACCCCGCCTGGAAGCGATGCTCGCTCCAAGCGCCGCCCTTCCTCCGTGTCCGCCATCGTCCACATGGAGGAGACAGACGAGAACTGCCCGCAGCCGACCTCTCAGTCTGCACCCAGCTCGCCATGCAGCAGCACATCCCCTAGCCCCACCACAACGTCCCCTTCATCCAGCGCATCGTCGACAACGTCAATATCTTCGTCGACGTCACCCTCGCCCACGtcacacaaaaccaaaaaagacaagaagtCTCTTTATTCTTTagggaagagaaaagagactATGGTGTAA